One segment of Megachile rotundata isolate GNS110a chromosome 4, iyMegRotu1, whole genome shotgun sequence DNA contains the following:
- the IntS10 gene encoding integrator complex subunit 10 isoform X2 encodes MLEKTATTDNNQLSKEDYLIMRAKDALPNDIYAAKSWLITARSLFPHSAKVQFEAYRIEKLSKNVKEAAKCFSEIFQNFPDDRDIWKEIETVTTCLRMEQCDSEAEFLCQMFQHIPQELQHRLLVMTADHSEDTMEHCKLLLLLLRRFPQTIATHGSRLVETLLTAEKHSHPGRAVNGFRKLLACDALPLLGTAPVELNPRLSLRLLCKAVEFYLAYIQQPQDNQIQHPWDRLFQVVELIGKKLGWELGSLFSIAWNQEIYCDRLHQYAVVHAANLCEELVVRQLLMCTIVVLLRILNEHNALINSDDTMYCLVEAFGECVHSPAEPKLKKRKREDNGGIVITSDGDYSGNGLALAVKLWDLLHSNDYLQREIGKLNQQLRLDSWLNSFLTDLTMYKGLHHEVLARLSQEAGSLSAHLRLASTCFFLKDYKGMLEYIVLVVSTLPSVCGKVSHNLTVPCARHLHYLTIARFPVIQYCCRLLLLAMKENFSLPGGVGDLAIGHVLVLMQIDWPQEASTLSTITERIINRGSFSYPLFQAYIICVDILEELTYLWTEHGGGVSLDIASGSGVLQNRRITTRGADKGVREEVKQAMRRQAARDGIDPLDELLQKFIINEKAAILHSLIIQ; translated from the exons atgctgGAAAAAACAGCCACCACGGATAATAATCAATTATCCAAAgaagattatttaattatgcGTGCAAAAGATGCATTACCGAATGACATTTATGCAGCTAAATCCTGGCTAATTACTGCTAGGTCTTTATTCCCTCATAGTGCCAAAGTTCAG TTTGAAGCATATAGAATTGAAAAGCTTTCAAAAAATGTGAAGGAAGCAGCAAAATGTTTTAGTGAAAT atttcagaattttccagATGATCGAGATATATGGAAAGAGATAGAAACAGTAACAACTTGTCTGCGCATGGAACAGTGTGATTCTGAAGCCGAATTTTTATGTCAAATGTTTCAACACATACCACAAGAATTGCAGCACAGATTACTTGTCATGACAGCTGATCACAGTGAGGATACAATGGAACATTGCAAATTACTGCTACTCCTACTGCGTAGGTTTCCTCAGACTATTGCTACTCATGGA TCACGTTTAGTAGAAACTCTTCTCACTGCAGAAAAGCACAGTCATCCAGGACGTGCAGTGAATGGTTTCAGAAAACTTTTAGCTTGTGATGCATTACCCCTCCTTGGTACTGCACCTGTTGAATTAAATCCACGATTAAGTTTGAGATTACTTTGCAAAGCAGTAGAATTTTACTTGGCATACATACAACAACCTCAGGATAATCAAATTCAACATCCATGGGATAGGCTGTTTCAAGTAGTAGAATTAATTGGAAAGAAACTAGGGTGGGAACTTGGTAGTTTGTTTTCTATAGCTTGGAATCAGGAGATATATTGTGACAGACTGCATCAGTATGCAGTTGTACATGCAGCAAATTTATGCGAGGAATTAGTAGTTAGACAATTGTTGATGTGTACTATCGTAGTCCTATTACGGATATTGAATGAACATAATGCACTCATAAACAGTGATGATACCATGTACTGTTTAGTAGAAGCATTTGGAGAGTGTGTGCATTCACCTGCAG AACCCAAATTAAAAAAACGTAAAAGAGAAGACAATGGTGGAATAGTGATAACTAGCGACGGGGATTACAGCGGTAATGGTTTAGCATTAGCCGTGAAATTATGGGATTTATTACATAGCAATGATTATTTGCAAAGAGAAATAGGAAAATTAAATCAGCAACTTCGATTAGATTCGTGGCTGAATTCATTTCTAACAGATTTAACTATGTATAAAGGTTTACATCATGAAGTATTAGCAAGATTATCTCAAGAAGCAGGTAGTTTATCTGCTCATCTTCGTTTAGCAAGTACATGTTTTTTCTTAAAAGATTATAAG GGAATGTTAGAATACATTGTTCTTGTAGTTAGTACATTGCCCTCAGTATGCGGGAAGGTATCTCATAATTTAACTGTTCCATGCGCacgacatttacattatttaactaTTGCGCGTTTTCCTGTCATTCAGTATTGTTGCAGATTACTTCTTCTGGCGATGAAG GAAAATTTTTCTCTACCCGGTGGTGTCGGAGATTTGGCCATAGGGCATGTATTAGTATTAATGCAAATCGATTGGCCTCAGGAAGCTAGTACTTTATCTACAATTACAGAAAGAATAATCAACCGCGGATCATTTTCGTATCCATTATTTCAAGCATATATCATATGCGTAGATATTTTAGAAGAATTGACGTATCTCTGGACAGAACACGGAGGTGGTGTATCTCTAGATATAGCCTCAGGATCGGGAGTTTTACAAA ATCGACGTATAACTACTCGTGGAGCTGACAAAGGAGTACGCGAAGAAGTGAAACAAGCAATGCGCCGACAAGCAGCACGCGATGGAATCGATCCACTAGATGAATTGTTACAAAagtttattattaatgaaaaagcCGCTATCCTACACAGTTTGATTATTCAATAA
- the Sec31 gene encoding COPII coat complex component secretory 31 isoform X1: MKVKELLKTVNVAWSPPAQHPILLAAGTAAQQLDASFNTSASLDLYSLNLQQPGYDLELKATVASDHRFHKIIWGSYGNNPAGIIVGGCDYGMIKIYSAAKMLSNDSNNLISSPDRHTGPVRALDFNPFQANLLATGATESEIYIWDIVNTTTPMTPGSRSQPLEDVQHIAWNKQVQHILASTFSQRCVIWDLRKNEPIIKLTDANSKVRWKVVQWHPDVPTQLCLASEDDQAPVIELWDLRFATSPLKMFQNHQRGVLSIAWNPHDPDLLLSCAKDNRILCWNPNSNAPNGEVICELAQTNQWNFDVSWCPRHPGLVVGTSFDGHAAVYSLLGGQPQMSVETSNKIVDSFPGMDPFTQPPSAVQAEPAVVLTKAPKWLKRPFGASFGFGGKLTIFENEPLDPNLPPNSNRKVIISQVITQPDLIQRSNELEEVLKSEQYSDYCKGKANQTDDVHKKKIWNCVGAYFGENVTKDILNLLGYDIETMNNKLNQFIPQEDIDSITEGVGNLNNVPNGNVIDGSAAFDAIAQESKKTSAAILKNKNLQINVSDDEDGLITQAILLGNIEAAVSLCFANKRYADAVILSMAAGPDLLARTQYRYFSEHSGALNSLINSLVSENWAEVIESTDINCWKEVLIGIFTHANPQERSTLCDMLGDRLATSDNPTLKEQAQICYICSGNLNKMIESANVEIQEVVELVVIMQKALETQGIRDLQIEGKIANVLSQYAEMLAAEGDLDAALNYLGNSQDEKIIMLKDRLCRALGYIQESKVMPKAPAMQNYYDRTRRPVQTAQNPLHAATQARPFFDTNVAPVKQPFVPPPNQFNTQQQQQPFGLSPLQPHVPSMQFDQTPSTYTPPSLSQPPPPPPPTSGSSGIGSRPSSVGPQARSKYLIDPSVKSSSTYGQSSFPQQTSMYNSQPQVPPVRGYPTMNVYQPQAPFNPPVYPGQTFGTTPKEPEPFKPIQSSVLTPMQNPPQSQMYEPIKTQPLPQTSLYGNENQSQSVDQTPAYQLPPQPAGWNDPPAAKSRMQPVLALCNKNEMSAEHAGTRKWKEKHSKNVNTKSKPDYQSQNPILHPLRGAMPQPEPNVMQQEKYYPDAQVPYNPQQYTQNIQNVQNVGAQFLKPMEPVQPAAVARAPEPEKPKPPIPEQHQHLKTVFDELKNQCFENAKNPQIKRKIEDVSKKLEVLYDCLRENKLSQNTLQGLHQISQMVQNGNYTGCLDLHTQLVSGPDFSQISSFMPGIKVLLLSALQLNVYIR; this comes from the exons ATGAAGGTGAAGGAGTTGCTCAAAACTGTCAATGTAGCATGGTCACCACCAGCTCAACATCCGATATTATTGGCTGCTGGAACTGCAGCTCAACAACTAGATGCAAGTTTTAACACATCTGCCAGTTTGGATTTATATTCTTTGAATTTGCAACAACCAGGATATGATTTGGAATTAAAAGCTACTGTTGCAAGTGACCATAG atttcataaaataatatggGGTTCATATGGCAACAATCCAGCTGGCATAATTGTTGGAGGCTGTGATTATGGCATGATAAAGATTTATTCAGCCGCCAAAATGTTATCTAATGATAGTAATAATTTGATAAGCAGTCCAGATAGACACACAGGTCCAGTCAGAGCACTCGACTTTAATCCTTTTCAAGCAAATTTATTAGCAACAGGTGCAACAGAAAGTGAAATTTATATATGGGATATTGTCAATACAACTACGCCAATGACTCCTGGATCTAGAAGTCAACCTTTAGAAGATGTGCAACACATTGCATGGAACAAACAAG TACAACACATTCTTGCTTCCACGTTTTCACAACGTTGTGTTATATGGGATTTAAGAAAAAATGAACCTATAATCAAATTAACAGATGCAAATTCTAAA GTAAGATGGAAGGTAGTTCAATGGCATCCAGATGTTCCAACACAGTTGTGTCTAGCATCAGAGGATGATCAGGCTCCTGTAATTGAATTATGGGATCTAAGGTTTGCAACATCTCCCTTAAAAATGTTCCAAAATCATCAACGTGGAGTTTTATCAATTGCCTGGAATCCACATGATCCAGACTTGCTTTTAAGCTGTGCCAAAGACAACAGAATATTATGTTGGAATCCTAATTCTAATGCACCA aatGGAGAAGTGATTTGTGAATTAGCACAAACAAATCAATGGAATTTCGACGTTTCATGGTGTCCGAGACATCCAGGATTGGTAGTTGGAACTAGTTTTGATGGGCATGCAGCAGTATACTCTTTATTAGGAGGACAACCACAAATGTCTGTAGAAACCTCCAACAAAATTGTGGATTCTTTTCCTGGAATGGATCCTTTCACACAACCGCCTTCAGCGGTGCAAGCGGAACCAGCAGTAGTATTGACAAAGGCTCCAAAATGGTTAAAAAGGCCATTTGGAGCATCCTTTGGA TTTGGTggaaaattaacaatatttgaGAATGAACCGTTAGATCCTAATCTACCTCCAAATTCAAATAGAAAAGTCATTATATCGCAagtaatcacacaaccagattTAATTCAACGTTCGAACGAATTGGAAGAAGTTCTTAAAAGTGAACAATACAGTGATTACTGCAAAGGCAAGGCCAACCAAACCGATGATGTACATAAGAAAAAGATCTGGAATTGTGTAGGTGCATATTTCGGTGAAAATGTGACAAAAGACATATTGAACTTATTGGGATATGACATAGAAACAATGAATAACAAGTTAAATCAGTTCATACCTCAAGAAGATATCGACAGTATCACAGAAGGTGTCGGTAATTTGAATAAT gtaCCTAATGGAAATGTTATTGATGGGAGCGCGGCGTTTGACGCCATCGCACaggaaagcaagaaaacatCCGCAGcgatattgaaaaataaaaaccttcaaataaatgtatcggatg ATGAGGATGGGCTTATAACTCAAGCAATCCTCTTAGGGAACATTGAAGCTGCCGTGTCTTTGTGTTTTGCAAATAAAAGGTACGCAGATGCAGTCATACTTTCAATGGCTGCTGGGCCTGACTTGTTAGCACGTACCCAGTACAGATACTTTTCAGAACACTCTGGTGCCCTCAATTCTCTTATAAATTCATTAGTTAGCGAAAATTGGGCTGAAGTGATTGAAAGTACTGATATAAATTGCTGGAAAGAAGTATTGATTGGAATATTTACACATGCTAATCCGCAAGAGCGATCTACATTGTGCG ATATGCTTGGAGATCGGTTAGCGACATCAGATAATCCAACGCTTAAAGAACAAGCTCAGATCTGCTATATTTGTTCTGgtaatttgaataaaatgatcGAATCTGCCAACGTTGAAATTCAGGAAGTAGTCGAGTTGGTGGTTATAATGCAAAAAGCCTTAGAAACGCAGGGTATCAGGGACTTACAAATAGAAGGGAAAATTGCAAACGTTTTATCTCAGTATGCTGAAATGTTAGCGGCGGAAGGAGATCTCGATGCTGCATTAAATTATCTTGGAAACAGTCAagatgaaaaaataataatgttaaaaGATCGTCTATGCAGAGCTTTGGGCTACATTCAAGAGTCAAAAGTTATGCCAAAAGCTCCAgcaatgcaaaattattacgatCGAACAAGGAGACCTGTACAAACTGCTCAAAATCCATTACACGCTGCAACACAAGCAAGACCTTTCTTTGATACAAATGTTGCCCCTGTGAAACAGCCTTTCGTACCACCTCCAAATCAGTTCAATActcaacagcaacaacaacctTTCGGATTATCTCCACTTCAACCACACGTACCATCTATGCAATTTGATCAAACGCCTAGTACTTACACTCCACCATCCTTGTCTCAACCACCTCCGCCACCACCTCCTACAAGTGGATCAAGTGGAATTGGATCTCGACCATCTAGCGTTGGACCTCAAGCTAGATCAAAATACTTGATAGATCCATCCGTGAAATCTTCTTCGACGTATGGACAATCTAGCTTTCCTCAGCAAACATCAATGTATAATAGCCAACCACAGGTTCCTCCAGTACGAGGCTACCCCACGATGAACGTGTACCAGCCTCAAGCTCCTTTTAATCCCCCAGTATACCCTGGACAAACTTTTGGAACTACTCCAAAAGAACCAGAGCCTTTTAAACCGATCCAGTCCAGTGTATTAACGCCAATGCAGAATCCGCCACAAAGTCAAATGTACGAACCAATTAAGACCCAACCGCTGCCACAAACTTCATTGTATGGAAACGAGAATCAATCGCAATCCGTGGATCAGACGCCCGCTTATCAGCTGCCACCTCAACCTGCTGGATGGAACGATCCTCCAGCTGCAAAATCTAGAATGCAG cCGGTACTGGCATTATGCAACAAAAATGAAATGTCTGCGGAACATGCTGGTACCAGGAAATGGAAAGAAAAACATTCGAAGAATGTGAATACGAAG TCAAAGCCGGACTACCAATCTCAGAATCCAATTTTGCATCCTTTGCGAGGTGCGATGCCTCAACCGGAACCAAAT gtgatgcaacaagaaaaatattatcCTGATGCACAAGTACCTTACAATCCACAACAATATACCCAGAATATACAAAATGTTCAAAACGTAGGAGCTCAGTTTCTGAAACCAATGGAACCTGTACAACCCGCCGCGGTGGCCAGAGCACCGGAACCAGAAAAACCAAAGCCACCTATACCAGAACAACATCAACATTTAAAAACAGTATTCGATGAATTAAAGAATCAGTGCTTTGAGAATGCAAAGAATCCA CAAATCAAAAGAAAAATAGAAGATGTATCTAAAAAACTGGAAGTCCTATATGATTGTCTTAGAGAAAACAAG TTATCGCAAAACACTTTACAAGGATTGCATCAAATATCACAAATGGTACAAAACGGAAATTATACCGGATGTTTAGATCTTCATACACAATTAGTGTCAGGTCCAGACTTCAGTCAAATCTCTTCGTTTATGCCCGGAATTAAAGTATTATTGCTAAGTGCCCTTCAACTAAATGTCTATATTAGATAG
- the Sec31 gene encoding COPII coat complex component secretory 31 isoform X2: MKVKELLKTVNVAWSPPAQHPILLAAGTAAQQLDASFNTSASLDLYSLNLQQPGYDLELKATVASDHRFHKIIWGSYGNNPAGIIVGGCDYGMIKIYSAAKMLSNDSNNLISSPDRHTGPVRALDFNPFQANLLATGATESEIYIWDIVNTTTPMTPGSRSQPLEDVQHIAWNKQVQHILASTFSQRCVIWDLRKNEPIIKLTDANSKVRWKVVQWHPDVPTQLCLASEDDQAPVIELWDLRFATSPLKMFQNHQRGVLSIAWNPHDPDLLLSCAKDNRILCWNPNSNAPNGEVICELAQTNQWNFDVSWCPRHPGLVVGTSFDGHAAVYSLLGGQPQMSVETSNKIVDSFPGMDPFTQPPSAVQAEPAVVLTKAPKWLKRPFGASFGFGGKLTIFENEPLDPNLPPNSNRKVIISQVITQPDLIQRSNELEEVLKSEQYSDYCKGKANQTDDVHKKKIWNCVGAYFGENVTKDILNLLGYDIETMNNKLNQFIPQEDIDSITEGVGNLNNVPNGNVIDGSAAFDAIAQESKKTSAAILKNKNLQINVSDDEDGLITQAILLGNIEAAVSLCFANKRYADAVILSMAAGPDLLARTQYRYFSEHSGALNSLINSLVSENWAEVIESTDINCWKEVLIGIFTHANPQERSTLCDMLGDRLATSDNPTLKEQAQICYICSGNLNKMIESANVEIQEVVELVVIMQKALETQGIRDLQIEGKIANVLSQYAEMLAAEGDLDAALNYLGNSQDEKIIMLKDRLCRALGYIQESKVMPKAPAMQNYYDRTRRPVQTAQNPLHAATQARPFFDTNVAPVKQPFVPPPNQFNTQQQQQPFGLSPLQPHVPSMQFDQTPSTYTPPSLSQPPPPPPPTSGSSGIGSRPSSVGPQARSKYLIDPSVKSSSTYGQSSFPQQTSMYNSQPQVPPVRGYPTMNVYQPQAPFNPPVYPGQTFGTTPKEPEPFKPIQSSVLTPMQNPPQSQMYEPIKTQPLPQTSLYGNENQSQSVDQTPAYQLPPQPAGWNDPPAAKSRMQSKPDYQSQNPILHPLRGAMPQPEPNVMQQEKYYPDAQVPYNPQQYTQNIQNVQNVGAQFLKPMEPVQPAAVARAPEPEKPKPPIPEQHQHLKTVFDELKNQCFENAKNPQIKRKIEDVSKKLEVLYDCLRENKLSQNTLQGLHQISQMVQNGNYTGCLDLHTQLVSGPDFSQISSFMPGIKVLLLSALQLNVYIR, translated from the exons ATGAAGGTGAAGGAGTTGCTCAAAACTGTCAATGTAGCATGGTCACCACCAGCTCAACATCCGATATTATTGGCTGCTGGAACTGCAGCTCAACAACTAGATGCAAGTTTTAACACATCTGCCAGTTTGGATTTATATTCTTTGAATTTGCAACAACCAGGATATGATTTGGAATTAAAAGCTACTGTTGCAAGTGACCATAG atttcataaaataatatggGGTTCATATGGCAACAATCCAGCTGGCATAATTGTTGGAGGCTGTGATTATGGCATGATAAAGATTTATTCAGCCGCCAAAATGTTATCTAATGATAGTAATAATTTGATAAGCAGTCCAGATAGACACACAGGTCCAGTCAGAGCACTCGACTTTAATCCTTTTCAAGCAAATTTATTAGCAACAGGTGCAACAGAAAGTGAAATTTATATATGGGATATTGTCAATACAACTACGCCAATGACTCCTGGATCTAGAAGTCAACCTTTAGAAGATGTGCAACACATTGCATGGAACAAACAAG TACAACACATTCTTGCTTCCACGTTTTCACAACGTTGTGTTATATGGGATTTAAGAAAAAATGAACCTATAATCAAATTAACAGATGCAAATTCTAAA GTAAGATGGAAGGTAGTTCAATGGCATCCAGATGTTCCAACACAGTTGTGTCTAGCATCAGAGGATGATCAGGCTCCTGTAATTGAATTATGGGATCTAAGGTTTGCAACATCTCCCTTAAAAATGTTCCAAAATCATCAACGTGGAGTTTTATCAATTGCCTGGAATCCACATGATCCAGACTTGCTTTTAAGCTGTGCCAAAGACAACAGAATATTATGTTGGAATCCTAATTCTAATGCACCA aatGGAGAAGTGATTTGTGAATTAGCACAAACAAATCAATGGAATTTCGACGTTTCATGGTGTCCGAGACATCCAGGATTGGTAGTTGGAACTAGTTTTGATGGGCATGCAGCAGTATACTCTTTATTAGGAGGACAACCACAAATGTCTGTAGAAACCTCCAACAAAATTGTGGATTCTTTTCCTGGAATGGATCCTTTCACACAACCGCCTTCAGCGGTGCAAGCGGAACCAGCAGTAGTATTGACAAAGGCTCCAAAATGGTTAAAAAGGCCATTTGGAGCATCCTTTGGA TTTGGTggaaaattaacaatatttgaGAATGAACCGTTAGATCCTAATCTACCTCCAAATTCAAATAGAAAAGTCATTATATCGCAagtaatcacacaaccagattTAATTCAACGTTCGAACGAATTGGAAGAAGTTCTTAAAAGTGAACAATACAGTGATTACTGCAAAGGCAAGGCCAACCAAACCGATGATGTACATAAGAAAAAGATCTGGAATTGTGTAGGTGCATATTTCGGTGAAAATGTGACAAAAGACATATTGAACTTATTGGGATATGACATAGAAACAATGAATAACAAGTTAAATCAGTTCATACCTCAAGAAGATATCGACAGTATCACAGAAGGTGTCGGTAATTTGAATAAT gtaCCTAATGGAAATGTTATTGATGGGAGCGCGGCGTTTGACGCCATCGCACaggaaagcaagaaaacatCCGCAGcgatattgaaaaataaaaaccttcaaataaatgtatcggatg ATGAGGATGGGCTTATAACTCAAGCAATCCTCTTAGGGAACATTGAAGCTGCCGTGTCTTTGTGTTTTGCAAATAAAAGGTACGCAGATGCAGTCATACTTTCAATGGCTGCTGGGCCTGACTTGTTAGCACGTACCCAGTACAGATACTTTTCAGAACACTCTGGTGCCCTCAATTCTCTTATAAATTCATTAGTTAGCGAAAATTGGGCTGAAGTGATTGAAAGTACTGATATAAATTGCTGGAAAGAAGTATTGATTGGAATATTTACACATGCTAATCCGCAAGAGCGATCTACATTGTGCG ATATGCTTGGAGATCGGTTAGCGACATCAGATAATCCAACGCTTAAAGAACAAGCTCAGATCTGCTATATTTGTTCTGgtaatttgaataaaatgatcGAATCTGCCAACGTTGAAATTCAGGAAGTAGTCGAGTTGGTGGTTATAATGCAAAAAGCCTTAGAAACGCAGGGTATCAGGGACTTACAAATAGAAGGGAAAATTGCAAACGTTTTATCTCAGTATGCTGAAATGTTAGCGGCGGAAGGAGATCTCGATGCTGCATTAAATTATCTTGGAAACAGTCAagatgaaaaaataataatgttaaaaGATCGTCTATGCAGAGCTTTGGGCTACATTCAAGAGTCAAAAGTTATGCCAAAAGCTCCAgcaatgcaaaattattacgatCGAACAAGGAGACCTGTACAAACTGCTCAAAATCCATTACACGCTGCAACACAAGCAAGACCTTTCTTTGATACAAATGTTGCCCCTGTGAAACAGCCTTTCGTACCACCTCCAAATCAGTTCAATActcaacagcaacaacaacctTTCGGATTATCTCCACTTCAACCACACGTACCATCTATGCAATTTGATCAAACGCCTAGTACTTACACTCCACCATCCTTGTCTCAACCACCTCCGCCACCACCTCCTACAAGTGGATCAAGTGGAATTGGATCTCGACCATCTAGCGTTGGACCTCAAGCTAGATCAAAATACTTGATAGATCCATCCGTGAAATCTTCTTCGACGTATGGACAATCTAGCTTTCCTCAGCAAACATCAATGTATAATAGCCAACCACAGGTTCCTCCAGTACGAGGCTACCCCACGATGAACGTGTACCAGCCTCAAGCTCCTTTTAATCCCCCAGTATACCCTGGACAAACTTTTGGAACTACTCCAAAAGAACCAGAGCCTTTTAAACCGATCCAGTCCAGTGTATTAACGCCAATGCAGAATCCGCCACAAAGTCAAATGTACGAACCAATTAAGACCCAACCGCTGCCACAAACTTCATTGTATGGAAACGAGAATCAATCGCAATCCGTGGATCAGACGCCCGCTTATCAGCTGCCACCTCAACCTGCTGGATGGAACGATCCTCCAGCTGCAAAATCTAGAATGCAG TCAAAGCCGGACTACCAATCTCAGAATCCAATTTTGCATCCTTTGCGAGGTGCGATGCCTCAACCGGAACCAAAT gtgatgcaacaagaaaaatattatcCTGATGCACAAGTACCTTACAATCCACAACAATATACCCAGAATATACAAAATGTTCAAAACGTAGGAGCTCAGTTTCTGAAACCAATGGAACCTGTACAACCCGCCGCGGTGGCCAGAGCACCGGAACCAGAAAAACCAAAGCCACCTATACCAGAACAACATCAACATTTAAAAACAGTATTCGATGAATTAAAGAATCAGTGCTTTGAGAATGCAAAGAATCCA CAAATCAAAAGAAAAATAGAAGATGTATCTAAAAAACTGGAAGTCCTATATGATTGTCTTAGAGAAAACAAG TTATCGCAAAACACTTTACAAGGATTGCATCAAATATCACAAATGGTACAAAACGGAAATTATACCGGATGTTTAGATCTTCATACACAATTAGTGTCAGGTCCAGACTTCAGTCAAATCTCTTCGTTTATGCCCGGAATTAAAGTATTATTGCTAAGTGCCCTTCAACTAAATGTCTATATTAGATAG